The Salvelinus namaycush isolate Seneca chromosome 30, SaNama_1.0, whole genome shotgun sequence region GACTGACAGTCAATAAATGTTTTCCCCGAGCTAAAAATATGAATATTTACACAGGATACAGCGATTCCAAAATAAAACGTGTATGTAATCAATGTATCCTATTCTGAATTGTAAATCTATTGTCGACCACAAAAAGGCAGAGATCCTATACATCTAGTTTTATTTCTAGTTATGTAATTATATGCATTTATATGAACTAACTCTTACAGTAGGCTTATACAAGGCTACAACGATGATTAGGCTACCCAAAACAAAGCAAGCTAAcaccttaaaggggcaatctgaaaTTGCTTCATTCATCTGAATAAAGgaaatgtacccattgattcttgaagaagataacttataaatgctgcatgagtttagttcaactgtcatatcccatcagaacccaaaatacaagCGTTTCAATCCAATGTTTGGAAACAAAGTACATGTAAATAAACACCATATAGCCTATACACATGGTTagaactataatgttgatatcattgATGCTCAGTCCTTGATTCCATAGCTCTGTCTAATAATGTGACATtggttacatttcttcagccATTTCCCTCCGCTTTTTACTGAAACGGGTAGATGGCggtttgttattgtttgaactgctgTTTGCCGCTTTAAAGGTTCAATATGCAGAAATCTCTCCGCTATTTGCTGGttgctaacattctaatagtttgcttaatttcagtttatgtgacaaaacaagcaatgccctgtatagtgtagagaatcagtATACCGTCTAAACTACATTTATTGTAGGCTAAAATACAGTCAGCAGGAAACGTTTTTTTATGCTTGAACACACAACGTTTGTGACAGAATCAACTAAAAAATTTTTTTTGCAACTGACGTCATAGGCTACATAGTGAGAGGTACGTGAACCTTTAAATTGAGGGGTATATTTGACAAGCATAGCTTTCTTTGAAGACACCTAAATCAAGGCTTACTGTTGCAACCCGTTGTTCCACGCTAGTGCAGTGACATGAGCAAGACAGAAGGGGACAACACGAGCATGCGGACGCAAAGCTTCACTCAAAGGGAGCTTGACGCAGTGTCCCGTTCCTCTTATTTCCAGCGCATGTTACCAGAGGTAAATCAAATGCATTGCTATGAAACATAAAATATCCGCCTAAGCCTACATAATTGCACCATAGTGTATTATTCTCATCTGATATAAGTTGCAGTAAACATGGGAAAGTCAGTGCCTTAGCCTTACCTCTGTGCCAAAAAGGTCAAAGGCTGTAGGCAAAATGAACAGATGCTGATCTATTGCCCCTCTAAAGACATGGCCAAATATAAAACGCAATGTAAAAGGGAGCACATTTCTAACAAAGGTCTATGAGACTGGATGAACTCACTGCTGCCATGTAGCAACTGAGGGGGTAGGCTAcagcaaataaaataaaattgtatttgtcacatgcaccgaatagaacaggtttagaccttacgtagaccttaccgtgaaatgcttacttatacgcccttaaccaacaatgcagttcaagaaatagagttaagaaaatatttaccaaatttttttttttttaaacgcacacaataaaattacataacaataagtAGGCTATAtacgagtcaatgtgtgggggtacaggttagtcgaggtaaattgtacatgtaggtaggggtaaagtgactatgcatatataataaacagcgagtgggagggggggtcaatgtaaattgtcctgGTGGCCATTTaaataattgttcagcagtcttatagcgcTCGGGGTAGGacctgttaaggagccttttggacctacacttggcgctccggtaccgcttgccgtgcagtagcagaaagaacagtctatgacttgggtgattggagtctttgacaattttttgggccttcctctgacaccacctagtatatacactaccgttcaaaagtttggggtcacttagacatttccttgttttttaaagaaaagcacaatttttgtccattaaaataacatcaaattgatcagaaatacagtgtagacattgttaatgttgtaaatgactattgtagctggaaacggcatatttttaatgtaatatctacttaggcttacagaggcccaatatcagcaaccatcactcctgtgttccaatgacatgttgtgttagctaatccaaggttatcattttaaaaggccaattggtcattagaaaacctttttgcaatcaggaggacaagtacattagagtgtctagtttgagaaacagacgcctcacaagtctccagtatgctggccttctaggcagagttgcaaagaaaaagccatatctcagactggccaataaaaagaaaagattaagatgggcaaaagaacacagacaccggagtcgcctcttcttttctgacgttgagactggtgttttgcgggtactatttaatgaagctgccagttgaggacttgtgaagagtctgtttctcaaactagacactctaatgtacttgtcctcttgctaagttgtgcaccggggcctcccactcctctttatattctggttagagccagtttgcgctgttctgtgaagggagtagtacacagtgttgtacgagatcttcagtttcttggcaattcctcgcatggaatagccttcatttctaagaacaagaataaactgacgagtttcagaagaaagttctttgtttctggccattttgagcctgtaatcgaacccacaaatgctgatgctccagatactcaactagtctagagaaggtcagttttattgcttctttaatcagcacaacagtttcagctgtgctaacataattgcaaaaggggtttctagtgatcaatttgccttttaaaattataaacttggattagctaacacaatgtgccattggaacacaggagtgatggttgctgataatgggcctctgtacgcctacgcaattattccattaaaaatcagctgtttccagctacaatagtcatttacaacattaaaaatgtttacactgtatttctgattttaatggacaaaaaatgtgcttttctttcaaaaacaaggacatttctaagtgactccaaacttttgaacagtagtgtaggtcctggatggcaggaagcttggacacagtgatgtattgggccgtacacactaccctctgtagcgccttatggtcggatgccgagtagttgccaaaccaggctgtgatgcaaccggtcaggatgctctcgatagtgcagctgtagaactttttgaggatctggggaccttttcagtctcctgaggggaaaagttgttgtcgtgccctcttgatgtgtttggaccatgatagtttgttggtgatgtggagaccaaggaacttaaaactccactacagccctgtcaatgttaatgggggcctgttcggccctccttttcctgtagtccacgatcatctcctttgtcttgctcacattgatggAGGTTGTTGTcgtggcaccacactgccaggtctctgacctcctccctgtaggctgtctcattgttgtcggtgatcaggcctaccatcgttgtgtcgtcggcaaacttaatcatggtgttggagtcgtgcttggccacgcagtcgtgggtgaacagggagtacaagaggggactaagcacgcacccctgaggggccctggTGTTCAGGaccagcgtggcagatgtgttgttgcctacccttaccacctggtggtgGCCCGTtcggaagtccaggatccagttgcagtgggaggtgtttagtctaagggtccttagcttagtgatgagttttgtgggcactatagtgttgaacactgagctggtgggaaagggaagtgtccaggtgggaaagggcagtgtaaagtgcgattgagattgcctcatctgtggatctgttggggaggtatgcgaattggagtgggtctagggtttccgggatgatggtgttgatgtgagccatgaccagcctgtcacgccctgaccttagagatcctttttatgtctctattttggtttggtcagggcgtgagttggggtgggcattctatgttttgtgttctatgttttgtatttctttgttgtttggccgggtatggttctcaatcagaggcagctgtctatcgttgtctcttatTGAGAACAATACTTTGGTAGCTCTTGTCcacatgggttttgtgggtagttgttttctgtttttgtgtctgcaccagacagaactgtttcgctttcgttctcctgttagttgtttttgttcgatttgtttttttattattaaatcatgaacactttaaacgctgcaccttggtccactcttccttcagcccacgagaatcgttacacagcctttcaaagcagttcatggctactgacgtaaGTGCTACgtggcggtagtcatttaggcagattacatCCGGGGCAGGGCTTGTTGTAAACCAGTACTCCTGTAGTTAAGCTATATGGCACTACCTCCTCTAAAATATGCTTCCAGGGACGCTACTACCTCCAATGATGGCATTAGCCAATTGTTAATCACAGTTGTTTTTGTATACACAGCGTGAGGAGCAAGGAAGGGTTTATGATGCAGTGTTCCATCTCAGGGAGGGGTATGAACCCAAAGTGTCACGTGATGACAAGGCTGTGAACCTTACACTGAACATTAATAAGGAGGTAAGTATTTACAAAGTTCTTCTCTGGGCCATAATCTTTCTGAAGATGTCCCTTCATTTTTGCCAGTCCACTTAGAACTCTTACTGCCCATTATTGATGTCATTTTGCATTTTGTCCTGTTGCACCAGGAAAGGGGTAGACGGGTGCCTGTCCTCTCATCGTCTATGTATGGCTGGCATGTAGACAAGCCCCTGGAGGCTCCCTACAAGAAGAATGCACGCGTGCAGATGGTGAACAAGGGGTTCTTCCGATCCCGAGGGACCTGTATCCCACTGGATACAGAAATGGGAGAGTTGAATGAAAAATGCAAACCTTAATAAAAGATGCAAAGTGAAACTTTATGCACTGTAGGATATAtatgccaaacacacacacacacactcgtataCATTTGCACCCAGAAAGACAGGATCTGGACAGAGATCAGCTAGAGAGCTAGCAACAAGAGGGTGAGAGGTCAGCCAGAGGGGGAACAAGCACAGCAGCAGAATAAAGTACTGATACTACGAGATAACAACATTTAAGCCCTtgttctacttacccagagtcagatgaactcatagataccatttgtatgtctgcATGCAGTATGAAGTAGCGGTAGTTTCGTGAGTCAATActaactagtgttagcacaatgactgtaAGTTTACAGGTACGGTAGCATTGCGAGAGAGAGCAACTACAAAAAAGAGAGAAGCTAGAGAGAGTGGTCAGTATGTGGCCAGACAAAATCTCAGACAGCTGAGGTGATCATAGAGCAGGGTTGgagagtaactgattacatgtaaatagtgtaatgtgttttttttaaactgctaATGTACTCATTTACATTATCAGCAAAAATATTGTCCCTTTCCATCAGTGTCTTATCCAAAAGCACAGACTGCCCCAGACTCATATCATTTTTCTCTTGATTCTAACCTTAATTTAGAGCACTAAAGCCTTAACCCCTGACTAAAGGTCACATGACTCTCCACATGATCTCCCTGATCTGGAGGATGTGAATGTTGAAGCTCCAGACAGCACCTGCATCTTGTTCTCTCAGATGCATTGCATACCACACACAATGAAAGAGGAAGAACCTGAGAGAATGTATTCTCTATTGTTTGACAGACCTCTGCTGCATGCTATTTGTCAGGTGCACCTGAGAGATGACCATCTGACCCCTGACCTGCTCCTGATCCTAAAGTTCACATTACAAACAAGGAGGGTTTTCCATCTGTCAAAATGACAATTTGTACTTGTAAATCACAAACGTTTACCTGCTGATCATACAATTAATTTCATTTTGCAAGGATGGCCACGGGAGACTAGATCCTCATAAATAAGCCACATTAAACCATGCAGTTGTCAGGTTCGCTGTCAGCACGCGTCACGTTATCCTATTTGCTCAGGTGATACTGTTTGCTTTTGGCACGAGTCACTCTCGTGCCGAATTCCTTTGAGCATATTTTACTCTCAGTGGGCCTCTGTGTCGTCTGAGTTAACTCGAATTCTAGACGAATGTCGCTCGTATCAATTTTACGCACATGCACCTTTATGCACCGCGCTCCTCTGTTCCTATACTAGCGGCTGCCAGCCACTGTTCTTCATATAACTGGACAAAGAGCTGATAATCACTAAACAGTCACCAGATGCAAATACAATCTGTCGATATAATCGACAACTATCATCAGAAATCAAGCGATATGAATCAGACAGTGGGGCGCCGCCAGACCCACTAGTTGGTCAGAAGGTTCAAATCAACGTATCATATCGTGGTGTAGATGTACTGTAGATCGAATTGCACTCAATACATGTTCTTCCTTACTATGGGTCATATTAGCTGGCTATCCCGGGGTAAAAACACTTTTAAAAACCCAGTACGCACATTTGACGAAGGGAACGGACATCATAAGATATTCTAGTTTCAGCACAATTAAAATGATCATTCCCCCCTACTCGGAAATTACGATATGAAACGATGATTTGAACCTTCTGACCAACTAGTGCGTCAGACGGCGCCCTACTGTCTGATTCGTATCGCTTGATTTCTGATGATTGTTCTCGATTATATCGACTGATTGGTTCTGTATGGGGTGAAACAGGGCATATTATCCCATTGGAcaaacactggttgaatcaacgttggttacacgtcatttcaatgaaattacgtttaACAAACATGGAAAATGCATTGAATTTAAGTATGTACCCAGTGGGATTACATGTGtcccagtcacacacagtcagacacaaaattacacacacacacacacacacacacagtaacggtCGCAGCCTGGTGTCATATTTGTCACCTCAGAGTGAAATGTGTTGGCTGTTTTATCTGAGTCCACCTCGGCTTCTCTTGTGTAATCGTGGCGATGCGCGTGGATGCCTCATGGACAGAATGAGCGGCCACCTAGGGTAGgcctatatatacagtatatatagcacAAATGTATGAAAGACTACTTTTTCTTTCTGAAGCCATAACACTGAGGACTCTATGGGACTGGAAACTTCAGCGACACTTAAATTAATCTCCTCACACTCTATAGCTATTTGAGGCTCAGGGCGCACTTGAAGGCAGAAGGGCTTTGAAGCGCAACGGTAACATCTGCCATCCCGACTCCAGGAAACTGTACTGCAAAGACGGACAAGGACGGTGACCTGTGTGGCCAAACATGGAAGAACTTGCTCGTGAGAGTATCAGCCTGTTGGCGAGATCTGCGTCGCACGCGGATCCCCCACGGCTCGGTTCGTTCGGTGCCATCTTCATAATGCTCAAATCTGCCCTAGGCGCGGGACTGCTTAACTTCCCGTGGGCTTTCGAGAAGGCGGGAGGAGTCAATAAAGCCATCAGCGTTGAAATGGTGAGCGAAATCAAAAATCAAGAACCAAAATAGTGGGATTGtttaaagtaaagtaaagtaataAAACAGAAAACCATTTTTTTTGTCCACACAATCAAGAAATGTGCTGTAACTTGCTGTCAATTCAATCAAACATGCACTATGGGAAATCTGTGGAAGTCATAGCACCCTTGCACCTTGTTGCACCCTTCATTAAAGTAAAAATTAGTTTACTTCATCCTGTTAATACTTACATGTTCTCAtattagtttgtgtgtgtgtcacggtggtggactggccatctggcatattgggcaaatgccagatggtcTGTTCCATTTCTAGCCCAGTGGGCCTGTTTtgcttgttttttgttgttgcacaaAATGATCATTAACTGGCTAATAATGGGTGCCTCGAGGGAAAAAATAGGCCGGTGTGTTAGAAATGTCAGGActgatttctggtcccagtctgcccctgtgtgtgtttgcctgtgtgaGGCCGCATACACCCATGGCCTAGGCCTGCTTTGTTGAATTTCCGTTCCTTGGTGTGAATGAGATGCGTCTTTTCACAGGCTAACTCTAATGAAGGGCTCATGGGTCAGGAGCCAGGCAGGCACACATGCATGTATACTGTAATAGCAGCAGTACCCACAGTGaatgcctgcctgtgtgtgtatttgtgcttCTTTCTGTATGTGTCTGATGGGTGGATGATTTACTCCATCAGGGCTACGACACACAATTAGTCTAGTGGTTTCCATCTCACTGTATCATTGATGGGGAACATGGTTTGCATTTAAATTGCCAAGTGTGAGCTCCCTGTCAAACTTCTAGCACTTATCCAAACAATTTTAGGGATTCAATTCAGGGAGGAAGGGAGAATAGCACTGGAACCATTTATGTGCTCAGACATAATGATATCTGTACTGCAAAACACTCTCCTTCAACCCCGACCCCCAGGTATCACTGGTGTTCCTGATCAGCGGATTGATCATCCTGGGCTATGCTTCGTCCATCAGCAGAAAGAATACCTATCAGGACGTGGTGCGAGAGGTGTGTGGGGGGGCCATCGGCCAGCTGTGTGAGGTCTGCTTCTGCTTCAACCTCTTCATGATCTCTGTGGCCTTCCTGGTGGTGGTGCAGGACCAGCTAGACAAACGTGAGTGATAACGTCCAGACCAGCATTGGCACAGCATCACGTCGTTCACACAATGGCCCCATAGCCACAGTTATAAATGGAAAATGGATGTGGTTATCTGATATACCGATAGAACCACCAACGTCCTGAAAATGTTTTAACGTGTATCTATGAGTGTTTTCTGTAtgtgttccagtgtgtgtgtctctgtatgagACTGTGACGGGGTCCTTTGAGGGCGAGATACCGTACCACTGGTACACGGACCAACGGTTCCACCTCTTCATCATGTGTCTCAtcttcatcctccctctctccatccccaaaGAGATTGGCATCCAGAAATACACCAGGTGTGTCGGTTGGAGCGGGGGTGCTTGCCTGTGTAATATGTgttgtgcatgtctgtgtgtgttaaaaATTGGGATACTACATGGCTATTCAGACCCCCtatttcccctctctttctctgactaTTTGACTCTCTCTGTATCACTCAGTGTGCTGGGCACTCTGGCTGCTACATATCTCTGTGTGGCTGTCATTGTCAAATACTACATGATGGACGAACATTCAGCCGTCATTACCCCAGAGCACAGTGAAGGGTCAGTGAGTGTGTGAGTtggtttgtgtgagtgtgtgtatgtatgtgcatgtgtgtttgtgtgcacgtgTTTCTTCGGCAAGTATGAGTACACTTGTCCATATGATGTGTGTGATAATCTGTTATTCCctgttttctatgttttctagAAAAGATTCATGGGCCTCAATGTTCAGCGTCGTCCCCACCATCTGTTTTGGCTTCCAGGTACAGAACAATCTTTTAACTGTTTGAAGTCTGGAGACAGTATCTGTACTATAGGGTTATGCattttgattgtgtgtgtgttacactgcTACAACACCTATACTCTGTTTGTGTATTATTAGTATGTAtatgaatgtgtgtttgtgtgttgcagTGCCATGAGGCCTGTATAGCCATCTACAGCAGCATGGAGAACAAGAAGCTCTCCCATTGGGTGATCATCTCTGTGATCTCTATGCTCTTCTGTCTGCTCATCTACACACTTACAGGTGAGCTGGCCTGTCAATCATGGCATGGTCCCTCCTTCCTTGAAGTAAATCACTGATAAAAGTGGTTGGATTGGTGAAAGCAGTTGGATGGTTTTAGCGTTGAGCAGTGAATACCTCAAGGAAAGAAGGATGGATTTTAGGATGCAAGGAAGTATTCAATGTTCAATCTTTCTCTGTTCTTAGGTATCTTTGGCTTCCTGACGTTTGGGCGCACAGTGGCGGCTGATATTCTGATGTCATATCCTGGAAATGATGTGGTCATGATCATTGCCAGACTGCTATTTGGAATATCAATCATCACCATCTATCCAATTATACTTCTGTTGGGAAGGTAGGGCCCCACTTGAACAGCACAAGAGGTTGTTTCTGTGTGTTACCATGTAACTGAGTCTGTGTGTAAATTTATGTTCATTGCACAGGTCTGTCATTCTGGACCTGATGTTGCGAATTCGTCGCCGTCGGCATGGTGGGGTCACACACTCATTTGAGAACCAATGCAGAGTGATTCTGACTGTCATCTGGATCACAGTCACCCTCCTCATCGCCATGTTCGTCCCTGACATGAGTGAGGTCATCAGCGTTATCGGAGGAATCAGTGCCTTCTTCATCTTTATCTTTCCTGGTATgaaacaaagtgtgtgtgtgtgtgtatatgtaggcATGTGTCTGAGGTTGTTTGTGACTCACAAGCGTTCCTGTGTTGAGCTGATCCTGTGTTTGTGTAAAACTTGTGTCAACTAACATTGAGATGCGTGTTGCAGGGCTTTGCCTGGTATTCACTATGCAGTCAGAGCCTGTGTCACCCAGAGTCAGGTGAGTGGAGTAGTTTGAAGTTATGAGATCCCCTGGTGGTTTTGTATTGAATCACAAAATGCCCACAACACATGAGTTAAATTGCATACTATTGCATTACTATTGTAAACATTCATGAATGTACCTGATTCCACCCATTTCATTCTCttttgtccctctgtctctctatctctctctctccctgtctgcagGGTGGTGTGCACTGTGTGGGGTGTGATTACTGTAATTGTTGGAGCCTTCATTTTTGGACAGAGCACTACCATTGCCATTATGGAGATCTTCCACAAATTCTGATAACCATCACTGTCATCTTTGCCAGTGTCATTATCAATAAAACAACATCATTATGATTGTACCCGGGTTCTGTTTGAGGTTCATCATGTTTTTAAAGTTGAGGTTCATGGGAGTCAGAATTCAAGTCTAGAATAACATATTGATGTAGTGCTGCTATATCAACACTGCATGGGGAAATTGATCTATGTATTTATGTATGCATAGACATGTATGTGCATTCATAAATGATTCTTCCTTTGTGGCCATCACAACTAATCACAACAGATATGCAGCTACAGTCCAGTCAGCGTGCAGTGTGTCATGTTGCAGAGCTGTAGCAGGGGGCAGTGTTTCATAGGGATGAAGGCAGGAAGACTGAATGAGTTCCTCCACAATGAGACATTGTAAATAAAGACTGCACCTCGAAATGACAGAACATATGGAAACACTTccattttctctccctctatacgtatttttgttgttgttgctctgcatctcttctctcccactctccctccccaCTGACCTCCCTCTATCCCAGCTGTGAGTACTGGTATATCAGTGATGGTGCAGTGTAGAGCCCGACAGCGGAGATGCTGAATATGACTGTTTTACTGTTAACCAACATCAGA contains the following coding sequences:
- the LOC120024821 gene encoding putative sodium-coupled neutral amino acid transporter 8 — translated: MEELARESISLLARSASHADPPRLGSFGAIFIMLKSALGAGLLNFPWAFEKAGGVNKAISVEMVSLVFLISGLIILGYASSISRKNTYQDVVREVCGGAIGQLCEVCFCFNLFMISVAFLVVVQDQLDKLCVSLYETVTGSFEGEIPYHWYTDQRFHLFIMCLIFILPLSIPKEIGIQKYTSVLGTLAATYLCVAVIVKYYMMDEHSAVITPEHSEGKDSWASMFSVVPTICFGFQCHEACIAIYSSMENKKLSHWVIISVISMLFCLLIYTLTGIFGFLTFGRTVAADILMSYPGNDVVMIIARLLFGISIITIYPIILLLGRSVILDLMLRIRRRRHGGVTHSFENQCRVILTVIWITVTLLIAMFVPDMSEVISVIGGISAFFIFIFPGLCLVFTMQSEPVSPRVRVVCTVWGVITVIVGAFIFGQSTTIAIMEIFHKF